From Eleftheria terrae, the proteins below share one genomic window:
- a CDS encoding DJ-1/PfpI family protein, giving the protein MLAHPDMTALDLVGPQLIFASMPDTEVRLVWKQRTPIVADSGLQLLPDLVLAEAPPAPDILFVPGGLKGSTALMGDEEVLDFLRQRGERAGWVSSVCTGALVLGAAGLLQGHRATTHWYVHDLLPLFGARPVKERVVMDRNRLTGGGVTAGIDLALTLSAALCGAGHARLQELVFEYAPQPPMGTGTPERAGTELTQAVLARRRPAIEAARQAARQAGARLKPPA; this is encoded by the coding sequence ATGCTGGCCCACCCCGACATGACGGCCCTGGACCTGGTGGGCCCACAGCTCATCTTCGCATCCATGCCCGACACCGAGGTGCGGCTGGTGTGGAAGCAGCGCACGCCCATCGTCGCCGACAGCGGCCTGCAGCTGCTGCCCGACCTCGTGCTGGCCGAGGCGCCGCCCGCGCCCGACATCCTGTTTGTGCCGGGCGGGCTGAAAGGCAGCACCGCCCTGATGGGCGACGAAGAAGTGCTGGACTTCCTGCGCCAGCGCGGCGAACGAGCCGGCTGGGTCAGCAGCGTGTGCACCGGTGCGCTGGTCCTCGGGGCGGCCGGGCTGCTGCAGGGCCACCGGGCCACCACGCACTGGTATGTGCATGACCTGCTGCCGCTGTTCGGCGCCCGGCCGGTGAAGGAACGGGTCGTGATGGACCGCAACCGCCTCACCGGCGGTGGCGTGACCGCCGGCATCGACCTGGCCCTCACGCTGTCGGCCGCGCTGTGTGGCGCCGGCCATGCGCGGCTGCAGGAGCTGGTGTTCGAATACGCGCCGCAGCCGCCGATGGGGACCGGCACGCCCGAGCGGGCCGGCACCGAGCTGACGCAGGCGGTGCTGGCACGCCGTCGGCCGGCCATCGAGGCGGCCCGCCAAGCGGCGCGGCAGGCCGGCGCGCGGCTCAAGCCACCGGCCTGA